A stretch of Podospora bellae-mahoneyi strain CBS 112042 chromosome 5, whole genome shotgun sequence DNA encodes these proteins:
- a CDS encoding hypothetical protein (antiSMASH:Cluster_8) produces the protein MVPLLNNSKICKLARNSLAIQFRNSIADTLAGDVGRLFVTVGRTKCISWGNGLLRHQALTLGGRKTFSLELGEARIRSIVRPTAISAEVQLETSQALRRAFSSNRSRKQGKDLLL, from the exons ATGGTCCCGCTGCTCAACAACTCCAAGATCTGCAAGTTGGCTCGGAACTCCTTAGCGATCCAGTTTCGCAATTCAATAGCA GATACCTTGGCCGGCGATGTTGGCCGCCTCTTCGTCACTGTTGGCCGCACGAAATGCATTTCCTGGGGAAATGGTCTGCTTCGGCATCAAGCCCTCACGCTCGGCGGCCGCAAGACATTCAGCCTTGAGCTCGGTGAAGCGCGGATCCGAAGCATAGTAAGGCCAACCGCCATCAGCGCCGAGGTGCAGCTTGAGACCAGTCAGGCATTGCGCCGGGCATTCTCCTCGAACCGCAGCCGAAAGCAGGGCaaggacctcctcctctga
- a CDS encoding hypothetical protein (antiSMASH:Cluster_8; EggNog:ENOG503P2U1), with protein MAAGPRAEARSLADINYIAANPPQYPHHPEVKESLTLYISRVPGTQDVVLSTMRPHRKNVTGEDIANSLYYIHMERPEDMPPPMPPRPKSNVLSSTRSSGESARSTIPRKPLPTSARVLRPESLSSTGEPGPVPVLSPTPTPHIPQDPSSGSQVNVGQVSSFATNIPPPSQADPSLNPEDMGSGWKSQKLDIRIDTSGYAKYRGMPSRAAAEIQALQALTSTGQPHSFSQMVQSGQRARSDSGARGMAPPPQDGFHRQVVMAYGAGWKAGFKKAFHRRERRESISPEGVQSSEEPSAPKASHTRQGSSSTIGSNHSGSGEEQGGIITHPGPGLRPKGYTFLSPWEGRCEFRTSTSGRSLKLRHVLDSTTKFQFDPREVAQSIQNAQAMGRSRGDELQAALLGTKPVSELRFNLPSGGDFFGARRNDADKDNRASRLSEQFSSLLHHRNTRSSDEDEWSDEDEMDLSLGKENAGGGSSGKKVKLGKLIIHDEGLKMLDLVVAANMGVWWTTWGKIDQ; from the exons ATGGCGGCTGGACCGCGCGCCGAGGCAAGGTCTCTGGCCGATATCAACTACATCGCTGCAAATCCTCCGCAAtatccccaccatcccgaAGTCAAAGAATCCCTCACGCTGTACATCTCCAGAGTCCCCGGTACACAAG ATGTGGTACTCTCTACCATGAGGCCGCATAGGAAAAATGTGACAGGTGAAGACATAGCGAATTCTCTCTATTACATCCACATGGAGCGACCAGAGGATATGCCACCACCCATGCCACCACGACCAAAGAGTAATGTGTTGAGTTCCACGAGGTCCAGTGGGGAGAGTGCTAGGAGCACGATTCCGAGGAAGCCGTTGCCTACATCCGCGAGAGTTCTGAGGCCGGAAAGCTTGTCGTCAACGGGGGAACCAGGTCCAGTTCCAGTgctctcaccaaccccaactccccatATCCCTCA AGATCCGAGTTCTGGATCCCAGGTCAATGTAGGACAGGTGTCGTCTTTTGCCACCAATATTCCCCCACCGTCGCAGGCAGACCCGAGCCTCAACCCAGAGGACATGGGGTCCGGGTGGAAGTCTCAAAAGCTTGATATTCGCATTGATACTTCGGGATATGCAAAGTACAGAGGGATGCCCAGCCGGGCTGCTGCCGAAATCCAGGCTCTCCAGGCACTCACCTCAACGGGCCAGCCGCATTCGTTCTCACAAATGGTGCAGAGTGGACAAAGAGCGCGCAGTGACAGTGGTGCGCGAGGGAtggctcctcccccccaggACGGATTTCACAGACAGGTTGTCATGGCTTATGGAGCTGGTTGGAAAGCGGGCTTTAAAAAGGCGTTTCACCGACGAGAAAGGCGGGAGAGCATTAGCCCAGAGGGCGTGCAGTCGTCCGAAGAGCCCAGCGCACCCAAGGCATCCCATACCAGGCAGGGTAGCTCCTCCACGATTGGATCCAATCACTCTGGGTCGGGTGAGGAGCAGGGCGGAATCATCACTCACCCTGGACCAGGGTTGCGGCCCAAAGGATACACCTTTCTGTCACCGTGGGAAGGGCGCTGTGAGTTtcgcaccagcaccagcggGCGCTCCCTCAAGCTCCGCCATGTGCTCGACTCTACCACCAAGTTCCAGTTCGATCCTCGGGAGGTGGCGCAGAGCATCCAAAATGCACAGGCTATGGGCCGATCGAGGGGCGATGAGCTCCAGGCTGCCCTTCTGGGCACGAAACCGGTTAGTGAGTTGAGGTTCAACCTGCCCAGCGGCGGCGACTTCTTTGGGGCTCGTCGAAATGATGCCGACAAGGACAACCGGGCAAGCCGACTGTCGGAACAGTTTAGCAGTCTCCTGCACCATCGAAATACAAGGAgcagcgacgaggatgaatggagtgatgaggatgagatggatcTTAGCCTTGGCAAAGAGAACGCTGGAGGTGGGAGCAGTGGAAAGAAGGTCAAGCTTGGGAAGCTGATTATTCATGATGAAGGGCTCAAGATGCTGGATCTGGTGGTGGCAGCCAACatgggggtgtggtggacAACGTGGGGCAAGATTGATCAATAA
- the NdufS8 gene encoding ndufs8, ubiquinone oxidoreductase 23 kd subunit (antiSMASH:Cluster_8; EggNog:ENOG503NVE7; COG:C), protein MLPNTTIAARPLVRAVRAVAPSSTVISQAVARRTYATPAGPPPKNFRLPPPKTWEQESESTFDKLGKYFLMTEMMRGMYVLMEQFFRPPYTIYYPFEKGPISPRFRGEHALRRYPSGEERCIACKLCEAVCPAQAITIEAEERADGSRRTTRYDIDMTKCIYCGFCQESCPVDAIVESPNAEYATETREELLYNKEKLLSNGDKWEPELAAAIRADSPYR, encoded by the exons ATGcttcccaacaccaccattgcGGCCCGCCCTCTGGTGCGCGCAGTTCGCGCCGTCGCCCCCTCTTCCACAGTCATCTCTCAGGCTGTCGCCAGGAGAACGTATGCGACACCGGCTGGGCCCCCGCCCAAGAACTTCCGTCTGCCGCCCCCCAAGACGTGGGAACAGGAGTCCGAGAGCACCTTTGACAAGCTTGGAAAGTACTTTTTGATgacggagatgatgagggggatgtaCGTGCTCATGGAGCAGTTCTTCAGGCCACC GTACACGATCTACTACCCATTCGAAAAG GGCCCCATTTCTCCCCGTTTCCGCGGTGAGCACGCTCTCCGGAGATACCCCTCGGGTGAGGAGCGTTGCATTGCCTGCAAGCTTTGCGAGGCTGTCTGCCCAGCGcaagccatcaccatcgaaGCTGAGGAGCGTGCGGACGGTTCCCGCCGCACCACCCGCTACGACATTGACATGACCAAGTGCATTTACTGCGGTTTCTGCCAGGAGTCTTGCCCTGTCGACGCCATTGTCGAGTCTCCCAATGCCGAGTACGCCACCGAGACCCGCGAGGAGCTGCTTTACAACAAGG AGAAATTGCTTTCCAACGGAGACAAGTGGGAGCCGGAGCTGGCTGCGGCTATCAGGGCGGACTCTCCCTACCGGTAA
- the ACP2 gene encoding mitochondrial acyl carrier protein (COG:C; COG:I; COG:Q; EggNog:ENOG503P3WN; antiSMASH:Cluster_8), whose translation MFRTAVLRSVALASRTAAVRSAAAHPLRLGAPSSAKSFVPKGSASWALQMRGYASGGGLTKQEVYERIKELLSGFDKVNNPENITETAHFANDLGLDSLDTVEVVMAIEEEFSIEIPDKDADTIHSVDKAVEYITSQPDAN comes from the exons ATGTTCCGCACCGCCGTCCTCCGGTCCGTCGCTCTTGCGTCGCGGACCGCCGCTGTTCGCTCTGCCGCTGCCCACCCCCTCAGATTAGgcgccccctcctcggccaagAGCTTCGTCCCCAAGGGCTCTGCCAGCTGGGCTCTTCAAATGCGGGGTTATGCGTCGGGTGGTGGTCTCACAAAGCAGGAGGTCTACGAGAGAATCAAGGAGCTTCTGTCTGGGTTTGACAAG GTCAACAACCCCGAGAAC ATTACGGAAACCGCCCACTTCGCCAATGACCTCGGGTTGGACAGCTTGGATACCGTTGAGGTTGTGATGGCTATTGAGGAG GAGTTCAGCATTGAGATCCCCGATAAGGATGCCGACACCATCCACAGTG TTGACAAGGCCGTCGAGTATATCACCTCCCAGCCTGATGCCAACTAA
- a CDS encoding hypothetical protein (EggNog:ENOG503NXTM; COG:O; antiSMASH:Cluster_8): MSTSNLGEFRHMRTGSLNIPPQAGHSSGGGIMAPMPAAAHRFDASRSPPNTSHVPCKFFRQGACQAGNACPFSHDLSSAAENVCKYFAKGNCKFGPKCANIHVLPDGRRINYGKNGVTIGVPPGVALGARVNPTTYHQPASSALTNSFMRADSPYNATAFALQDELYSHQLALESGVPTIDTTSYTSNPASAYGSPRDEEPNRFGLGLSPNIKGLSVLDAPLPASFDSNGISHAARGGPWPSSVPAQFGLDSPSSSLSAAKSGRTSDALRHLHASAFGNSHLSPSGLATQDISGFGSSPPSGSLGFSSALGGDEYFGKRPMHSNASRFAKIRMMSSSVPKVDMDWDDSEQFLFEEDYVPGTLANEVLTPTERARRGSTTNTIRGMDALNRETIAESCPPAPITKFGTPIQPSSPGRWGPLWGKQKEDDGHLDTGRSFKHASAFGHVGSPLRNSSLASAITSGLDGNTVGVSALTQQLRDTQLSDDGSADSSPNIRPNVPRNANGAGVIGESRDKDGGLARHVSSTSIGSSATGRFKSPMDEEEAAFVFSMDDEDDAQARARKRGTGNQQVNSTASPLSAAAWSNSYATVVANNRSAGANGEGNSGTGAVEAVGGR, translated from the exons ATGTCGACGTCCAACCTGGGCGAGTTTCGCCACATGCGCACCGGCAGTCTCAACATTCCACCACAAGCCGGTCActcgagtggtggtgggataaTGGCTCCCatgcccgccgccgcccatcGCTTCGATGCATCACGAAGCCCACCCA ACACCTCGCACGTCCCATGCAAGTTCTTCCGACAAGGCGCCTGCCAGGCAGGCAATGCATGCCCCTTTAGCCACGATCTGAGCTCGGCCGCCGAAAACGTTTGCAAGTACTTTGCCAAG GGCAACTGCAAGTTTGGCCCAAAGTGCGCCAATATCCATGTGCTCCCCGATGGCCGCCGCATCAACTATGGCAAGAACGGTGTGACGATAGGTGTCCCCCCCGGAGTCGCCCTCGGTGCCCGCGTAAACCCGACGACATACCATCAGCCGGCCAGCAGTGCCTTGACCAACTCTTTTATGCGCGCAGATTCTCCATACAACGCCACGGCGTTTGCGCTACAAGATGAACTCTACAGCCATCAGCTGGCTCTCGAAAGCGGCGTGCCCACGATCGACACCACCTCGTACACTTCCAACCCTGCTTCCGCCTACGGATCACCACGAGACGAGGAGCCAAACCGCTTTGGACTGGGTCTTTCTCCCAACATCAAAGGACTTTCGGTGCTGGATGCTCCCCTCCCGGCGTCATTCGACAGCAACGGGATCTCACATGCGGCCAGGGGCGGTCCTTGGCCATCTTCGGTCCCGGCCCAGTTTGGATTGGactcgccttcctcctcgctcagTGCCGCCAAGAGTGGTCGTACTTCGGATGCGTTGAGGCACTTGCACGCGTCTGCCTTTGGAAACAGCCACCTGTCACCGTCAGGACTTGCAACACAGGACATCTCAGGCTTTGGTAGCAGCCCGCCTTCCGGTTCTCTTGGATTCAGCTCGGCgctgggtggtgatgagtaCTTTGGAAAGCGGCCTATGCACAGCAACGCTTCGCGATTCGCCAAGATCCGCATGATGAGCAGCAGCGTGCCCAAAGTCGACATGGATTGGGATGATTCCGAGCAGTTCCTCTTTGAGGAAGATTATGTGCCAGGCACACTGGCCAACGAGGTGCTGACGCCGAcagagagggcgaggaggggcTCTACAACCAACACAATCCGTGGAATGGACGCCCTCAACCGTGAGACGATTGCCGAATCCTGCCCGCCtgcccccatcaccaagttCGGCACTCCCATTCAACCTTCCAGCCCTGGCCGCTGGGGTCCGTTGTGGGGGAAGCAAAAGGAGGATGACGGCCACCTGGATACGGGCCGGTCTTTTAAGCACGCCTCGGCATTCGGCCATGTGGGAAGCCCGCTCCGAAACTCGAGCCTTGCCAGCGCCATCACATCAGGGCTGGATGGAAACACGGTGGGAGTATCGGCCCTGACTCAACAGCTTCGAGACACCCAGCTGTCCGACGACGGTTCAGCTGATTCAAGCCCCAATATCCGGCCCAATGTTCCACGCAATGCCAACGGAGCAGGCGTCATTGGCGAATCTAGGGATAAGGATGGGGGGCTGGCAAGACATGTCAGCAGCACCTCAATAGGTTCGAGCGCTACTGGGCGCTTCAAGTCCCCAatggatgaagaggaggccgCATTTGTGTTCAGCATggacgacgaagatgatgccCAGGCGAGGGCTCGCAAGCGCGGAACCGGAAACCAACAAGTGAACAGTACTGCCAGCCCTCTGAGTGCCGCTGCCTGGTCCAACAGCTACGCCACGGTCGTTGCCAATAACAGATCTGCCGGGGCCAACGGCGAAGGCAACAGCGGCACTGGTGCTGTTGAAGCGGTTGGTGGAAGATAG